The Sinorhizobium fredii genome contains the following window.
GTTCGTTCCTTGCGGAAAGGGTTGCCTCCGCGACGCCGTGGCGCTCGCGCATGAGGGTGAGAAAACGGCTGTGCTCCTCGGCCTTGCGCGGCGCCGGCCAGCCCTTTTCGGCTGCAAGCAGGTCGAGCGCGGCCTCGGCCATGTCGAGGGAAAGCTCACCGGTGATGGCGAGTGTCGTGCGTCGGAAGAGCAGATCGTCCAGATGCTCGACCGCCTCCGTGCGGATGAGATGCAGGAGCTCCCGGGCGCTGTAGCCGGCATGGGGCAAGCGGTGGTCCGGCCCCGCCGCGGCGAAGCGGGCGACGTCTTCCGCGTCTGTGCCGTAGCGCTCGAAAAGCGTTGCGGCGCGATCGGGGGGAAGGCCTGTCGAGTCCGACAGGTCCCGGATCCAGCCGTTACGGTTTTCTGGAAATGCGCGTCCGCCGCCGAAAGTGCGATCTGCCGTGTCGACGCAGCGGCTATGGCCGAGCCGTTCCAGCGCCATGTCGGCGGCCAGTTCGCCGAAGGATCGGAAAGTCGTCCACTTGCCGCCGATCATGCAGAGCACCGGCGGCCCGCCGTCGCGCGCTTCGAGCAGGGTGCAGAAATGGTCGCGTGGAATGCGGCCGGTGAAGCTGTCGTTGCTCGCCGGCAGCGGGCGTACGCCGGCAAACTGAAAGACAATTTCTTCCGGTCGGATGCGCACGCCCGGCAGCACGAAGGCAAGCGATTGCAGGATATAGTCCCGCTCATCGGCTTCGCACCGCGCAGCATCGGGATCGTCGACGCGGATATCCGTCGAGCCGACCAGCACCTTCCCGAGATAGGGAAACAGAATGCAAATGCGTCCGTCCTCGTTCTCGTAGTAGATCATGTGCCCGTCGAGCATGTCGTGGAGCGCAGGATTGTCGATGATCAGATGCGAGCCTTTCGTGCCACCCATAAGCGGCGCGGGTCGGTCGCCTGCAGGAAACAGTGTAGCGTTTGCCATGTCGATCCAGCCGCCGGTGGCGTTGATGACCAGCCGCGGCCGTATCGCGAGTCTTTCGCCGGAAAGGCTGTCATGCAGCAGGAATTCCCCGGCATCGGCCTGCTCCATCGTCGCGTAGTTCAGGGCACAAGCATTCGCCCC
Protein-coding sequences here:
- a CDS encoding glycerol-3-phosphate dehydrogenase/oxidase; protein product: MNRKETLDGLRQSPKVDVCVLGGGINGISVFRELALQGASVLLVEKGDYCSGASAALSRMVHGGLRYLENGEFSLVRESLVERDRLLRNAPHYVAPLPTTVPIFDVFSGLANGIVRFLGLTRRPSRRGTVAVKAGLGIYDFLTRKRALMPRHQFRGRKATLEKWPALNSAVLSSATYYDAWVSHPERIGVELLRDALSAGANACALNYATMEQADAGEFLLHDSLSGERLAIRPRLVINATGGWIDMANATLFPAGDRPAPLMGGTKGSHLIIDNPALHDMLDGHMIYYENEDGRICILFPYLGKVLVGSTDIRVDDPDAARCEADERDYILQSLAFVLPGVRIRPEEIVFQFAGVRPLPASNDSFTGRIPRDHFCTLLEARDGGPPVLCMIGGKWTTFRSFGELAADMALERLGHSRCVDTADRTFGGGRAFPENRNGWIRDLSDSTGLPPDRAATLFERYGTDAEDVARFAAAGPDHRLPHAGYSARELLHLIRTEAVEHLDDLLFRRTTLAITGELSLDMAEAALDLLAAEKGWPAPRKAEEHSRFLTLMRERHGVAEATLSARNEQRSELCDTTARSG